AAGGGATCGAGGCCTGGGCGGTCTGTACTTTGGCGAGGGTTTCACGCACCACTTCCTTGGCGAGGCAGGCGCATTTACCGCATTGGCTGGCTACGCCGGTGGCCTGGCGGACTTCGCGATAGCTGCAGCAACCTTCATAGATCGCTTCGCGGATTTGCCCGTCGGTGACGCCAGTGCAGAGGCATACATACATAAGTGAGAACCGTCGCTGGTTGTGACTCAATTGAGACGGATCTTAATGTTAACGAGAATGATTGTCAAAATGGTTTCTAGGACTCTTTCATCACCTTTGCTTCGGGCTGACGAACGGTTTTCGGTTGGAGAGTCGATCATGCGCAACAGATTTTCGATGCCGTGGAAAAACCGTTGAGGACAGTCCAAACGTGCGGTGTATGATGGTCGGTCCTTGCGAACCGGGTTCGTGTCACAGGGCTGTCGCCTGGAGGTGGCAGGCTGGCGCGGACCTTGTTTTCACGTTACTACACCAGGAGATATCCAATGAGCGTACTCGTAGGCAAACAAGCCCCTGACTTCACCGTTCCCGCCGTCCTCGGCAACGGCGAAATCGTCGACAGCTTCACCCTGTCCTCGGCCATCAAAGGCAAATACGGCCTGGTGTTCTTCTACCCGCTGGACTTCACCTTCGTCTGCCCGTCCGAGTTGATCGCCCTGGATCACCGTATGGACGACTTCAAGGCGCGCAACGTGGAAGTGATCGCTGTTTCGATCGACTCGCATTTCACCCACAACGCCTGGCGCAACACCGCTATCAACGCCGGTGGTATCGGCCCGGTGAAATACACCATGGCTGCCGACATGAAGCACGAAATCGCCAAGGCCTACGACGTTGAGTCCGAAGGCGGCGTGGCCTTCCGTGGCGCGTTCCTGATCGACGACAAAGGTGTCGTTCGTTCGCAGATCATCAACGACCTGCCGCTGGGCCGTAACATGGAAGAGCTGATCCGCCTGGTCGACGCCCTGCAATTCCACGAAGAGCACGGCGAAGTCTGCCCGGCCAACTGGAAAAAAGGCGACAAGGGTATGACTGCATCGCCTGAAGGCGTAGCCGCTTACCTGGGTGAGCACGGCGACAAGCTGTAAGCACAACCGCGGCATAAAAAAACCGGCCCTCGATGGGCCGGTTTTTTTATGGGTGGCTGAATACATACTGTGGCGAGGGGATTTATCCCCGCTGGACTGCGCAGCAGTCCCAAAAAGGTGAGTCCGCCACACCCAGTTGGCAGGTTTGGGGCCGCTTCGCGACCCAGCGGGGATAAATCCCCTCGCCACAAAAAGAGCTAAGCCTAGCTCTATATCAGTCGTCGAAATCCTGCCAGCCACCCATCTCCTTCCACCGGTTGACGATGCCGCAAAACAGCTCGGCGGTCTTTTCGGTGTCGTAGCGGGCCGAGTGGGCTTCGCGGCCATCGAAATCGATGTCGGCCGCCTGACAGGCCTTGGCCAATACCGTCTGGCCGTATGCCAGGCCCGCCAGGGTCGCGGTGTCGAAGCTGGAGAACGGGTGAAACGGATTGCGCTTCATGTCCAGGCGTGCAACGGCGGCGTTGAGGAAGCCCAGGTCGAAGCTGCTGTTATGACCGACCAGGATCGCTCGCTTGCAACCGTTGGCTTTCAGCGCCTTGCGCACGCCACGGAAGATGTCGGTCAGGGCGGTTTCTTCGCTGACCGCCATGCGCAACGGATGATCGAGCTTGATCCCGGTGAACTCCAGGGCGGCTGCTTCAACGTTGGCGCCTTCGAACGGTTCGACCCGGAAGAAATAGGTGTGGTCGGGGAAGACAAAGCCTTTCTCGTCCATGCCAATGGTCGTCGCGGCGATTTCCAGCAGCGCATCGGTGGCTGAGTTGAAACCACCGGTTTCTACGTCGACCACAACCGGCAGATAACCCCGGAAGCGGGCAGCCATGGGGTGGCGAGGGCCGCCCGAGCCGCCATTGCCGTCCAGTTCGTCGTCGAAATGATCTTCACTCACGCGTTTTCCTCCAGCAGGCGCCAG
This genomic interval from Pseudomonas alvandae contains the following:
- a CDS encoding bacterioferritin-associated ferredoxin, which encodes MYVCLCTGVTDGQIREAIYEGCCSYREVRQATGVASQCGKCACLAKEVVRETLAKVQTAQASIPYPVEFTAA
- a CDS encoding peroxiredoxin; translated protein: MSVLVGKQAPDFTVPAVLGNGEIVDSFTLSSAIKGKYGLVFFYPLDFTFVCPSELIALDHRMDDFKARNVEVIAVSIDSHFTHNAWRNTAINAGGIGPVKYTMAADMKHEIAKAYDVESEGGVAFRGAFLIDDKGVVRSQIINDLPLGRNMEELIRLVDALQFHEEHGEVCPANWKKGDKGMTASPEGVAAYLGEHGDKL
- the rnt gene encoding ribonuclease T; the encoded protein is MSEDHFDDELDGNGGSGGPRHPMAARFRGYLPVVVDVETGGFNSATDALLEIAATTIGMDEKGFVFPDHTYFFRVEPFEGANVEAAALEFTGIKLDHPLRMAVSEETALTDIFRGVRKALKANGCKRAILVGHNSSFDLGFLNAAVARLDMKRNPFHPFSSFDTATLAGLAYGQTVLAKACQAADIDFDGREAHSARYDTEKTAELFCGIVNRWKEMGGWQDFDD